The proteins below come from a single Aegilops tauschii subsp. strangulata cultivar AL8/78 chromosome 6, Aet v6.0, whole genome shotgun sequence genomic window:
- the LOC109735592 gene encoding aspartyl protease 25-like yields the protein MASAIPSLLFCLLVLAPRLGSSSHTSFINGGKQTFVRSSDSRVPTCSPAPSDGGEVPAGRLPVMHRLSPCSPSSAGEGKSMLSAGDAFDRDALRLRAIFRESEPEDSKVGLTIPATGAPLAALPGAADYNVVVGFGNPVQKLAVGFDTATVGATLLQCKPCSADGDPCDKFFDPSRSYSLAQIPCASPDCPLRACSEPSSCTFALKKKGAVLVNATVVTDTLTVSRSASANDFRFACLEMGAGTTESSSGVLDLSRERHSLASRVALSPDTVAFSYCLPADPGFPGFLSLGATRPERSGRGVVGGYATVWDKASHPNLYFLRLVGVSVGVRHLRVPPAALASDALLEVHTTFNYLSHHVYAALRHEFREQMREYRRAPPLGELETCYDFSRESSYSVPMITLRFHGGAELVIDHMLYFKDPRNVFGVACLAFAPAPAYAPAGVAVVGSMAQVNMEVVYDVRGGKVGFVPNGC from the exons ATGGCTTCTGCCATTCCTTCTCTGCTCTTCTGCCTGCTCGTTCTCGCCCCTCGTCTCGGTAGCTCCTCCCACACCAGCTTCATCAATGGCGGAAAGCAGACCTTTGTCCGCTCGTCCGATTCGAGGGTCCCGACCTGCTCGCCAGCGCCTTCAG ATGGCGGTGAAGTACCGGCAGGACGCCTACCTGTAATGCACCGGCTGAGCCCGTGCTCTCCTTCCAGCGCCGGCGAGGGCAAAAGCATGTTATCTGCCGGCGACGCCTTCGACCGCGATGCCCTCCGTCTGCGCGCTATCTTCAGAGAGTCGGAGCCGGAGGACTCCAAGGTTGGGCTCACCATCCCCGCGACCGGCGCTCCCCTCGCGGCTCTTCCGGGCGCGGCGGACTACAACGTCGTCGTCGGCTTCGGCAACCCGGTGCAGAAACTCGCCGTGGGGTTCGACACGGCCACCGTGGGAGCAACGCTGCTCCAGTGCAAGCCGTGCTCCGCCGACGGGGACCCGTGCGACAAGTTCTTCGACCCCTCCCGGTCGTACTCCCTCGCCCAGATCCCGTGCGCCTCGCCAGACTGCCCGTTGAGAGCGTGCTCCGAGCCCAGTAGCTGCACGTTCGCCCTGAAGAAGAAGGGCGCCGTGCTGGTCAACGCCACCGTCGTCACCGACACGCTCACGGTCTCGCGGTCAGCCTCCGCGAACGACTTCAGGTTCGCGTGCTTGGAGATGGGCGCCGGGACGACGGAAAGCTCGTCGGGAGTCCTCGATCTCAGCAGGGAGCGCCACTCACTGGCGTCACGGGTCGCTCTGTCTCCGGACACGGTCGCCTTCTCCTACTGCCTGCCGGCGGACCCGGGCTTCCCGGGTTTCCTCTCCCTGGGCGCGACCCGGCCGGAGCGCTCGGGCCGCGGCGTGGTGGGCGGCTACGCCACCGTGTGGGACAAGGCTTCCCACCCGAACCTCTACTTCCTCCGGCTCGTCGGCGTGAGCGTGGGCGTGCGGCATCTCCGCGTCCCGCCCGCCGCGCTCGCCAGCGACGCGCTGCTGGAGGTGCACACCACCTTCAACTACCTCAGCCACCACGTGTACGCGGCTCTGCGGCACGAGTTCAGGGAGCAAATGCGGGAGTACCGCCGGGCGCCGCCGCTGGGGGAGCTCGAGACGTGCTACGACTTCTCGCGGGAGAGCTCTTACTCGGTGCCGATGATCACGCTCAGGTTCCACGGCGGGGCGGAGCTCGTCATCGACCACATGCTCTACTTCAAGGACCCCAGGAACGTCTTCGGCGTGGCGTGCCTCGCGTTCGCGCCGGCGCCGGCCTACGCGCCCGCCGGCGTCGCGGTGGTCGGGTCCATGGCGCAGGTCAACATGGAGGTGGTCTACGACGTGCGTGGAGGCAAGGTTGGCTTCGTCCCAAACGGCTGCTAA
- the LOC109735594 gene encoding putative clathrin assembly protein At5g57200, whose translation MGSWRKAYGALKDSTRVGLAKVHSDFKDLDIAIVKATNHVECPPKERHVRKIFLATSVTRPRADVAYCIYALSRRLSKTKNWTVALKTLIVIHRLLREGDPTFKEEFLAHSHKRNLLHMARFKDDSSPLAWDCSAWVRTYTLFLEERLECFRNLKYDIETERLMRSPQHSAKAHSRTRTLPCLDLMEHLPSLQQLLFRLMGCQPEGLACSNYLIQYALALALEESFKIYCAINDGIINLVDMFFDMPRYDAIKALAIYKRASMQVENLADFYEFCKDLELARTFQFPTLRQPPPSFLAAMEEYIREAPRPTIRRVDSEERKLLTYSQEAPTEPEKPAEEEKEEPTKLEQEPVPDPTPEPEQQLLAMETTGDLLNLDEEVNPFVVDLDEHNALALAIVGPGDGSKASTCQDLFSGSTSGWELALVTAPSRYTSQPIETKLAGGFDIMLLDSLYEDGARRQQIASVTYNGSLGQANNPFETNDPFAMSNSFAPPSNAQLAMVTQQQQYFQAQQHQQQYYYQPQLQYYQPQLQQQQQYFQAQQHQHQHQYFQQHPQYCVHPTGTYNPFGDPFTDLVTLAAPSKQGNLSLL comes from the exons ATGGGGTCGTGGCGCAAGGCCTACGGCGCCCTCAAGGACTCCACCAGGGTCGGCCTCGCCAAGGTCCACAGCGACTTCAAG GATTTGGATATTGCCATTGTCAAGGCGACCAACCACGTGGAATGCCCTCCCAAGGAGCGCCACGTCAGAA AAATATTCTTGGCAACCTCGGTGACCCGCCCTCGCGCCGATGTGGCCTACTGCATATACGCCTTGTCCAGAAGGCTGTCCAAGACAAAGAATTGGACC GTCGCTTTGAAGACGTTGATAGTGATACACAGGCTTCTGCGAGAAGGCGATCCTACTTTCAAGGAGGAGTTCCTGGCCCACTCACACAAAAGAAACCTTTTGCACATGGCGCGTTTCAAGGATGACTCGAGCCCATTAG CTTGGGATTGCTCCGCGTGGGTTCGCACCTACACGCTCTTCCTGGAGGAACGGCTAGAGTGCTTTAGGAATCTAAAATACGACATCGAAACTGAGCGTCTGATGAGATCTCCCCAGCATTCTGCCAAG GCACACAGTAGAACCAGGACGCTGCCTTGCCTTGATCTTATGGAGCATTTGCCTTCATTGCAGCAACTGCTCTTCAGGCTTATGGGCTGCCAG CCTGAAGGTTTAGCATGCTCAAATTACCTtattcaatatgcattagccttG GCTTTGGAGGAGAGCTTTAAAATATATTGCGCAATCAATGATGGAATCATCAACCTTGTTGATATG TTCTTCGACATGCCGAGGTATGATGCTATCAAGGCTCTTGCAATCTATAAAAGAGCTAGCATGCAG GTAGAAAACCTTGCTGATTTTTACGAATTCTGCAAGGATCTTGAGCTTGCCAGGACATTCCAGTTTCCTACTCTCAGACAG CCACCCCCATCATTTCTTGCAGCCATGGAGGAGTACATCAGAGAAGCGCCCCGTCCCACAATCAGGAGAGTG GACAGTGAGGAGAGGAAGCTACTAACCTACAGCCAGGAAGCTCCAACAGAACCCGAAAAGccggccgaagaggagaaagaaGAACCTACAAAGCTTGAACAAGAACCGGTGCCTGACCCTACGCCTGAGCCTGAACAACAACTGCTGGCAATGGAAACCACTGGAGATTTACTT AACCTGGATGAGGAGGTGAATCCCTTTGTCGTGGATCTTGATGAACACAACGCGCTTGCACTCGCTATTGTGGGACCAG GAGATGGAAGCAAAGCATCAACTTGTCAAGACTTGTTTTCTGGCAGCACATCTGGGTGGGAGTTGGCCCTCGTCACTGCTCCAAGCCGCTACACCAGCCAACCAATAGAGACCAAATTG GCTGGGGGCTTTGACATAATGCTACTCGACAGCCTCTACGAAGACGGGGCGAGGAGGCAGCAGATCGCCAGCGTGACCTACAACGGCAGCCTTGGACAAGCCAACAACCCCTTCGAAACGAACGACCCTTTCGCCATGTCCAACAGCTTTGCGCCGCCTTCCAACGCCCAGCTGGCAATGGTGACCCAGCAGCAGCAATACTTCCAGGCTCAACAACATCAGCAGCAATACTACTACCAGCCTCAGCTGCAATACTACCAGCCCCagctgcagcagcagcagcagtattTCCAAGCTCAGCAGCATCAGCATCAGCACCAGTATTTCCAGCAGCATCCCCAGTATTGTGTGCATCCAACCGGAACTTACAATCCGTTTGGTGACCCTTTCACTGACCTTGTAACACTGGCTGCTCCTTCAAAACAAGGCAATTTAAGTTTGCTCTGA
- the LOC109735589 gene encoding glycosyltransferase BC10 — protein MKVPRVWQRGSKDMTAMPHPRHRTAKKPMWIIVLLSIVCVSLIRAYVYPPRRYSTCYFFASSVCTPFKDWLPAVTRRELTDEEVFSSVVIRDLLSMPMPVSKNPKIAFMFLTPGSLPFEKLWEKFLQGHEGRYSIYIHASREKPVHSSPLFVGREIRSEKVVWGRVSMVDAEKRLLGNALLDIDNQFFVLLSDSCIPLHTFDYIYNYLMGTNVSFIDSFLDPGPHGSGRYSIEMFPEIEHRDFRKGAQWFAITRRHAILIMSDNLYYRKFKLYCKPTVGRNCIADEHYLPTLFKIVDPGGISNYSVTHVDWSEGKWHPRSYRAADITYELLRNITYFNEIVHIASDETRTVTSTPCILNGRKRPCFLFARKFYPDAVNNLLKLFPSYTSA, from the exons ATGAAAGTACCGCGGGTGTGGCAGCGGGGCAGCAAGGACATGACAGCCATGCCACATCCGCGCCACCGCACTGCCAAGAAGCCCATGTGGATAATTGTGCTACTGTCAATTGTTTGTGTTTCGTTGATCAGGGCTTATGTCTATCCTCCACGGCGCTACTCGACCTGTTACTTCTTTGCTTCAAGTGTTTGTACTCCCTTTAAGGATTGGCTCCCTGCTGTGACCCGGCGGGAGCTGACCGATGAAGAAGTTTTTTCGTCTGTGGTTATCAGGGATTTGCTTTCAATGCCTATGCCCGTGTCCAAGAATCCAAAGATTGCATTTATGTTCTTGACACCTGGTTCATTGCCCTTCGAGAAATTGTGGGAGAAATTTTTGCAG GGCCATGAGGGACGATATTCCATCTATATCCATGCGTCGCGTGAAAAGCCTGTGCATTCTAGTCCTTTGTTTGTGGGCCGAGAAATTCGCAGTGAAAAG GTAGTATGGGGCAGGGTTTCAATGGTTGATGCAGAGAAAAGGCTGTTAGGAAATGCATTGCTAGACATTGATAATCAATTTTTCGTCTTGCTTTCTGACAG CTGTATTCCACTACATACATTTGATTACATCTATAATTATCTGATGGGAACAAATGTTAGCTTCATTGACAG TTTCCTGGATCCTGGTCCTCATGGAAGTGGAAGGTATTCTATAGAAATGTTTCCTGAAATAGAGCACAGGGACTTCAGGAAGGGTGCGCAG TGGTTTGCTATAACAAGAAGGCATGCTATACTGATTATGTCAGACAACCTCTACTATCGTAAATTCAAGCTATATTGCAAG CCAACAGTGGGACGGAACTGTATCGCTGATGAGCACTATTTGCCAACCTTGTTCAAA ATAGTAGATCCTGGTGGGATCTCTAATTATTCAGTGACACATGTTGACTGGTCTGAGGGGAAATGGCATCCGAGGTCCTATAGAGCTGCTGATATTACCTATGAACTCTTAAGAAACATAACG TATTTCAATGAGATTGTGCACATTGCAAGTGATGAGACT AGAACTGTGACATCGACCCCATGTATATTGAACGGAAGAAAGAGACCATGCTTCCTTTTTGCAAGAAAATTTTACCCAGATGCTGTCAACAATCTACTGAAGCTATTTCCCAGTTACACATCTGCTTGA